The Saprospiraceae bacterium genome includes a window with the following:
- a CDS encoding zinc-binding dehydrogenase — MRAWIFNAIGEKPVLSEFTDAGYDQWLKVKVKASALNHRDLWIVKGKYPKIVTQVILGSDGAGEVNGKSVVIQPGWYWGNSELAQSSRFRVLGMPDHGTFAEYIYVPQEYCHIKPEHLSFEAAAALPLAGLTAYRALVVKCQPVAGQKVLITGIGGGVALFAMQFALASGCQVFVTSGSDDKIQKAINIGASGGVNYKDEDWPDKLMSLSGGVDIIIDSAGGAGFSHFVKLCNPGAKIAFYGATLGPFENLNPQPFFWKQLTMFGSTMGSDQDFINLLDFVTEHKIQPVIDNVFLFEELDKGFDRLESGHHFGKIVFRH, encoded by the coding sequence ATGAGAGCCTGGATATTTAATGCAATCGGAGAAAAACCGGTTCTATCCGAATTTACAGACGCAGGTTATGACCAATGGCTGAAAGTAAAAGTGAAAGCTTCTGCTCTCAATCATAGAGATTTATGGATTGTAAAAGGAAAGTATCCCAAAATTGTCACACAGGTAATTTTAGGTTCAGATGGTGCGGGAGAAGTTAACGGAAAATCCGTGGTAATTCAACCCGGATGGTATTGGGGCAATAGTGAATTGGCTCAGTCTTCCCGTTTCAGAGTACTTGGAATGCCGGATCATGGTACTTTTGCTGAATATATTTATGTACCGCAGGAATATTGTCATATAAAACCGGAGCATCTCAGTTTTGAAGCAGCCGCAGCACTTCCGTTAGCCGGATTAACAGCTTACCGGGCTTTAGTAGTGAAGTGTCAGCCTGTCGCAGGTCAAAAAGTCCTGATAACCGGGATTGGCGGTGGAGTTGCTTTGTTTGCCATGCAGTTTGCTTTGGCATCCGGTTGTCAGGTATTTGTGACTTCAGGTTCAGATGATAAAATTCAAAAAGCTATAAATATTGGAGCTTCCGGAGGTGTGAATTATAAAGACGAAGACTGGCCTGACAAATTGATGTCTCTTTCCGGCGGAGTGGATATAATAATCGACAGTGCCGGAGGTGCAGGATTTAGTCATTTTGTGAAATTATGTAATCCGGGTGCTAAAATTGCTTTTTATGGTGCAACTCTGGGGCCCTTTGAAAACCTGAATCCACAACCTTTTTTTTGGAAGCAATTAACGATGTTTGGTTCGACGATGGGTTCTGATCAGGATTTTATTAATCTGCTGGACTTCGTTACTGAACATAAAATTCAACCGGTTATAGACAACGTCTTTTTATTTGAAGAACTCGACAAAGGTTTTGACAGGTTGGAATCGGGACATCACTTTGGTAAAATAGTCTTCAGACATTAA